ATGCTGCTAGGGAAAAATTCAGGAGACGTGGAGAGAACTTGGGTTTAGATAACCATATTGTAGCATCATCGATTTCCACTGATGCATTTTGTTTGAATTCTGAAACTCAAACTGCAGATTCAAGTTGCCCATTATCTCCATCAAACTTTTTGGAATCATTGGGGAAATTAGCTGCCCCAATTCCCGCAAGTTCATCTCTTCCTTGTGTGGTTTCACCTCTCTTTACTCCTTACTATTGCTGGTGTCCGGGTGCATCCTCAATTCTGCAGCGAAGAGAAGAATCTAATCAACTTCCCATCCCATCCATAAGTGCATCTTCTCTTCCGCCATTTCCTTCGATGTTACCAGCTTCTACACCTTCGAACTTATCTGTCCCAATATCACCTTTAAATCTAGTTGATTCTCCATCGGTGGATTTTCCTGCTCTCTTTCCGGAGCCACTGGTCCGTTTGCCTCTGAAAACCTCTCAGCAGATCCCGACCTTCACTCCTTTGTTCTGCGATCCTATTGTTCATGTTCCTGTAATTGATGTTTGCTCTTCGGGTCCAGGCTACCTTGTTAGTGCTGGCCCTACCATTTCAACCTCCATTCCGCCACTGCATCCTAAACTCGTCAATCCAATGATACCTACTACTGATGTAGAAAAGGATGCTAGAGAGACACTGCGTCTGCTCATCAGCGGCTCAAGCCCGGGTAACTCTCAATTGATGAATGTACTCCCGGTTGTTCTAACAGATTCTGAAGCAAATCAAAGTTTATTTTTGACTGGAAGCCGTGGTCTGTACAGTAATGCTCGAGACATTGATGTAATTGCAAACAGCATTGCTTCTCTAGGCATTGTTTCACTTTCAGGGCAATCCACAAGTGAGCATGTAGGGAAGAGATTTAACATTGACGGTTTGAATGGCCATTCCGATGACAGCTGTGATTCAGAAAGCTCTTATTTGGATGGCGATGATATGCTTTCCCCATCTCACTCGAAGGAAAGGAAGTCTGGTTGATAGAAATTTTACCTTCATACATTCATTTCTTCTTTGTAGATCTTTGGTCGCTTTTGTTGCCGTCTGCTAATATGTAGATATGTTGCCTTCTGTTTTTCGAGTTATAATTAGTGTAGTTCACCAAAAGAGGTTGGTGAGTTCGTTTTTTGTTCTGTACGTCTCTAGTTTTGTTGCCTTAGTGTATGTTCATGTTTTATTCCCATCAATG
This genomic window from Benincasa hispida cultivar B227 chromosome 4, ASM972705v1, whole genome shotgun sequence contains:
- the LOC120076604 gene encoding uncharacterized protein LOC120076604 isoform X2 codes for the protein MESIFGHFEPVEVGILARCFCIPLVSIRVGKIDKQGSLLCPTTTRGNLNLMVVPSSDFRLSFIGDNGQVERLFTLSNRSSSASITIDEIESDNSGRSFVIKANDQNIYFWCSEKSKLLGTELILKMKDLLQRRPSISELTGISESRLGCFATRLRAYLVESTVANHHPASSADSHSSADTTRESSHSSHCGQSSVSSKSMRSRNSGSPATKANSAHQGSLSPRLNSFKEGLPKTLLSLRDAAREKFRRRGENLGLDNHIVASSISTDAFCLNSETQTADSSCPLSPSNFLESLGKLAAPIPASSSLPCVVSPLFTPYYCWCPGASSILQRREESNQLPIPSISASSLPPFPSMLPASTPSNLSVPISPLNLVDSPSVDFPALFPEPLVRLPLKTSQQIPTFTPLFCDPIVHVPVIDVCSSGPGYLVSAGPTISTSIPPLHPKLVNPMIPTTDVEKDARETLRLLISGSSPGNSQLMNVLPVVLTDSEANQSLFLTGSRGLYSNARDIDVIANSIASLGIVSLSGQSTSEHVGKRFNIDGLNGHSDDSCDSESSYLDGDDMLSPSHSKERKSG